Proteins from a single region of Chryseobacterium sp. W4I1:
- the ureG gene encoding urease accessory protein UreG, whose translation MNNRKYIKVGVAGPVGSGKTALLERLSRKMFGKYDLGVITNDIYTKEDAEFMAKNSLLPHERIIGVETGGCPHTAIREDASMNLEAVDELAARFPDIELVLIESGGDNLSATFSPDLADVMIFIIDVAEGEKIPRKGGPGITRSDLLIINKIDLAPHVGASLEVMERDARRMRNGNPFVFTNLKTDEGLEKVIGWIKKYALLEECEEPNLVR comes from the coding sequence TAGAAAATATATAAAAGTAGGGGTGGCTGGACCTGTAGGTTCAGGAAAAACAGCATTGCTGGAACGTTTAAGCCGAAAAATGTTCGGAAAATATGACCTTGGGGTGATTACCAATGATATTTATACCAAAGAAGATGCTGAATTTATGGCTAAAAACAGCCTTCTGCCACACGAAAGAATCATTGGTGTAGAAACAGGAGGATGTCCACACACCGCCATCCGTGAAGATGCAAGTATGAATCTGGAAGCTGTAGATGAGCTTGCCGCCCGTTTTCCGGATATCGAGCTGGTATTAATTGAAAGCGGAGGTGATAATCTATCAGCTACATTCAGTCCTGATCTTGCCGATGTCATGATCTTCATTATTGATGTAGCTGAAGGAGAAAAAATTCCAAGAAAAGGAGGTCCCGGCATTACCAGATCAGACTTACTGATCATTAATAAAATAGATCTTGCTCCGCACGTAGGGGCAAGCCTTGAAGTAATGGAAAGAGATGCCAGAAGAATGAGAAACGGAAATCCTTTTGTTTTCACCAATCTTAAAACAGATGAAGGCCTGGAAAAAGTGATCGGATGGATCAAAAAGTATGCGCTTCTGGAGGAATGTGAAGAACCGAATCTGGTAAGATAA